The following are encoded in a window of Amycolatopsis solani genomic DNA:
- the murJ gene encoding murein biosynthesis integral membrane protein MurJ, translating to MAAPPPADDDATVFLPSELRGPHWPTRDLDVSRRPYDEFATQIVARPPASPVSAGRGEGAGSSLARSSGRMAVASAVSRVTGFVAKLLLAAVVGTGVVNDSFTVANTLPNIVFELLFGGVLASVVVPLLVRSHDDPDGGRAYTQRLITMALVLLTIGTAVAVAIAPLFTALYVDKSSAEANPGLTTALAYLLLPQILFYGLFALLSAILNAQNVFGPPAWAPVLNNVVVTGTLVVFAVVPGELTLDPVRMSDPKLLVLGLGTTLGIVAQAVVLIPALLRTGFRFRWRWGFDPRIKEFGGLAAWILGYVVISHVGFVVTTRVLTGGTSGGVTAYSYASLLFQLPYGILGVSLLTALMPRMSRAAADGDTGSLVGDLSLASRMSTVLFVPISAVLAVVGTPVGIAIFTWGRGTLADAERLGQTLAVSAVGLLPFALVMLQLRVFYAMKDARTPTLIMLVMTAVKIPLLLLCRGLLDGEHVVYGVMLVNGAGFVVGAVLGQVWLWVRLGHLRSKRSLRVGLIVLGASALGVGAAVLAGYAVPGSLGVIAGAWVKLPVQTLLGMAVPFGLLAALKLPEFTPVTRRVAGLLRRFAPR from the coding sequence ATGGCGGCACCCCCACCCGCGGACGACGACGCGACGGTCTTCCTCCCGAGCGAGCTGCGCGGCCCGCACTGGCCGACCCGCGACCTCGACGTCTCGCGGCGGCCCTACGACGAGTTCGCCACCCAGATCGTCGCGCGCCCGCCCGCGTCCCCGGTCAGCGCCGGCCGCGGCGAGGGCGCCGGCTCGTCGCTGGCCCGCTCGAGCGGGCGGATGGCGGTCGCCTCCGCGGTCAGCCGGGTCACCGGGTTCGTGGCGAAGCTGCTGCTGGCCGCCGTGGTCGGGACCGGGGTCGTCAACGACTCCTTCACCGTCGCGAACACGCTGCCCAACATCGTCTTCGAGCTCCTCTTCGGCGGCGTGCTCGCCAGCGTCGTCGTCCCGCTGCTCGTCCGCTCCCACGACGACCCGGACGGCGGCCGCGCCTACACGCAGCGGCTGATCACGATGGCGCTGGTGCTGCTCACCATCGGCACGGCCGTCGCGGTCGCGATCGCGCCGCTGTTCACCGCGCTCTACGTCGACAAATCGTCAGCGGAGGCCAACCCCGGGCTGACCACCGCGCTGGCGTACCTGCTGCTGCCGCAGATCCTGTTCTACGGCCTCTTCGCGCTGCTGTCCGCGATCCTCAACGCGCAGAACGTCTTCGGCCCGCCGGCCTGGGCGCCGGTGCTCAACAACGTCGTCGTCACCGGCACGCTCGTGGTGTTCGCCGTGGTGCCGGGGGAGCTGACCCTCGACCCGGTCCGGATGAGCGACCCGAAACTGCTCGTGCTCGGCCTCGGCACCACGCTCGGCATCGTCGCGCAGGCCGTCGTGCTGATCCCGGCGTTGCTGCGCACCGGGTTCCGGTTCCGCTGGCGCTGGGGCTTCGACCCGCGGATCAAGGAGTTCGGCGGGCTCGCCGCGTGGATCCTCGGCTACGTCGTGATCAGCCACGTCGGGTTCGTCGTCACCACCCGGGTGCTGACCGGCGGCACCAGCGGCGGGGTGACGGCCTACAGCTACGCGTCGCTGCTTTTCCAGCTGCCGTACGGGATCCTCGGCGTTTCGCTGCTGACCGCGCTGATGCCGCGGATGAGCCGGGCCGCCGCGGACGGCGACACGGGATCGCTCGTCGGCGACCTCTCGCTCGCCTCCCGGATGTCCACGGTGCTCTTCGTGCCCATCTCGGCGGTGCTGGCCGTCGTCGGCACCCCGGTCGGCATCGCGATCTTCACCTGGGGCCGCGGCACGCTGGCGGACGCCGAGCGGCTCGGCCAAACTCTCGCCGTCTCGGCCGTCGGGCTGCTGCCGTTCGCGCTGGTCATGTTGCAGCTGCGGGTGTTCTACGCGATGAAGGACGCCCGCACGCCGACGCTGATCATGCTCGTGATGACCGCGGTGAAGATCCCGCTGCTGCTGCTCTGCCGCGGGCTGCTCGACGGCGAGCACGTCGTCTACGGCGTGATGCTCGTCAACGGCGCGGGGTTCGTGGTCGGCGCCGTGCTCGGCCAGGTCTGGCTGTGGGTCCGCCTCGGGCACCTGCGCAGCAAGCGGTCGCTGCGGGTCGGCCTGATCGTGCTGGGGGCGAGCGCCCTCGGCGTCGGGGCCGCGGTGCTCGCCGGGTACGCCGTGCCCGGTTCGCTCGGCGTGATCGCCGGCGCGTGGGTGAAACTGCCGGTCCAGACCTTGCTCGGGATGGCCGTCCCGTTCGGGTTGCTGGCCGCGCTGAAGCTGCCGGAGTTCACCCCCGTGACCCGGCGCGTGGCCGGTCTCCTGCGGCGGTTCGCGCCTCGTTGA
- the map gene encoding type I methionyl aminopeptidase yields the protein MIELKSPAEIDRMHVTGRFVAEVLTEVGRLADVGVNLMDLEHHARGMIKRRGAESCYWDYAPSFGKGPFRNVICLSVNDAVLHGLPHDYVLRDGDVLTADLAVTIDGWAADSARTVIVGTPAEEDLRIIRATEEALEAAIEVTRAGNRLGDISAAIGAVAEAYGYPVNTEFGGHGIGRTMHEDVHVSNKGTAGRGMKLKPGLTLALEPWFARTTDRIVFDPDGWTIRSADGSRTAHSEHTVAVTEGAPLVLTRRAAELGNN from the coding sequence GTGATCGAACTGAAGTCGCCTGCGGAGATCGACCGCATGCACGTGACCGGGCGCTTCGTCGCCGAGGTGCTCACCGAGGTCGGCCGGCTCGCCGACGTCGGCGTCAACCTCATGGACCTGGAGCACCACGCGCGCGGCATGATCAAGCGGCGCGGGGCGGAATCGTGCTACTGGGACTACGCGCCCTCGTTCGGCAAGGGGCCGTTCCGCAACGTGATCTGCCTGTCGGTCAACGACGCCGTGCTGCACGGCCTGCCCCACGACTACGTGCTGCGCGACGGCGACGTGCTCACCGCCGACCTCGCGGTCACCATCGACGGCTGGGCGGCGGACTCGGCGCGCACGGTCATCGTCGGCACCCCGGCCGAGGAGGACCTGCGGATCATCCGCGCCACGGAGGAAGCGCTCGAAGCGGCGATCGAGGTGACCCGCGCCGGCAACCGGCTGGGCGACATCTCGGCGGCGATCGGGGCGGTGGCCGAGGCGTACGGCTACCCGGTCAACACCGAGTTCGGCGGCCACGGCATCGGCCGCACCATGCACGAGGACGTGCACGTGTCCAACAAGGGCACGGCCGGGCGCGGGATGAAGCTCAAGCCGGGCCTGACGCTGGCGCTCGAACCCTGGTTCGCGCGCACGACCGACCGGATCGTGTTCGACCCCGACGGCTGGACCATCCGCTCGGCCGACGGCTCCCGCACGGCCCACTCCGAGCACACGGTCGCCGTCACCGAGGGCGCTCCCCTGGTGCTCACCCGGCGTGCGGCGGAGCTCGGGAACAACTGA
- a CDS encoding peptidase inhibitor family I36 protein, giving the protein MKTAAAATAVALVAAVVGVAAATPAQAACRAQYACMYSNSDLGGYKFENFNSQANWGSLRYAGTSVPLWAGDGTYNNVSSMENKDTNSPIAVYYNSQYRGSCFTIRSSGTVRNFADVRLSGDNHDGWVANDVMNSHHFNIACGTYYG; this is encoded by the coding sequence ATGAAAACAGCAGCAGCGGCCACGGCCGTGGCGCTCGTCGCGGCGGTCGTGGGGGTCGCCGCGGCCACGCCGGCCCAGGCGGCGTGCCGGGCGCAGTACGCGTGCATGTACTCGAACTCCGACCTGGGTGGCTACAAGTTCGAGAACTTCAACAGCCAGGCCAACTGGGGCAGCCTGCGGTACGCGGGCACGAGCGTCCCGCTGTGGGCGGGCGACGGCACGTACAACAACGTCAGCTCGATGGAGAACAAGGACACCAACTCCCCGATCGCCGTCTACTACAACTCGCAGTACCGGGGGTCGTGCTTCACGATCCGGTCGAGCGGCACGGTGCGGAACTTCGCGGATGTCCGGCTCTCCGGCGACAACCACGACGGCTGGGTGGCGAACGACGTGATGAACTCCCACCACTTCAACATCGCCTGCGGCACGTACTACGGATGA
- a CDS encoding helix-turn-helix domain-containing protein, translating to MPRAENPLETDGSALTAFAAGLRALRENAGNPSYRELARRAHFSATTLSDAAGGRRLPSLAVTLAYVRACGGDGDEWERRWRATAAELTTPAPAAGTAPYRGLAAYDHEDADFFFGRDRLVETLLARIATHRRVIVTGASGSGKTSLLRAGLALRLTGPVVFTTARELRRVPEAASLVVVDQCEELFTPGRDDDRARFAAALRADGPRVVLAVRADFADRCADLLGAAPARVEVGPMTPDELRQAITGPAARVRCMVETPLLTTAVALAHGRAGALPWLSQALLETWRRRSGNRLTLAGFQAAGEFGALPAAAAEAVFAALGPAGQAVARDLFRRLADPLEGLRAVDVDELDDTPLTADVVGRFVRARVLVRDAHRLRLAHEAVLDAWPRLRDRSDGPGRTHRELTRAATAWRRHHRDPSLLPRGAHLAAVRAWARPPRHLTTHERAYLDAGTAAEARARRARHGRHLVVLAAVLVLAAPGPPGGGQAGCGPSAVVLSGPLSAAAPVPAPDNAER from the coding sequence ATGCCGCGCGCTGAGAACCCCCTCGAAACGGACGGCTCCGCGCTCACCGCGTTCGCGGCCGGCCTGCGGGCGCTGCGCGAGAACGCGGGGAACCCGTCCTACCGCGAACTGGCGCGGCGGGCGCACTTCTCCGCCACCACGCTGTCCGACGCCGCGGGCGGGCGCCGGCTGCCGAGCCTGGCGGTGACCCTCGCCTACGTGCGGGCGTGCGGCGGCGACGGCGACGAGTGGGAACGCCGCTGGCGCGCGACGGCGGCCGAACTGACCACCCCGGCCCCCGCCGCCGGCACCGCGCCCTACCGCGGGCTCGCCGCTTACGACCACGAGGACGCCGACTTCTTCTTCGGCCGGGACCGGCTCGTCGAGACGCTGCTCGCCCGGATCGCCACGCACCGGCGGGTGATCGTGACCGGCGCGTCCGGCTCCGGGAAGACGTCGCTGCTGCGGGCCGGGCTGGCGCTGCGGCTCACCGGCCCGGTCGTCTTCACCACCGCGCGGGAGCTGCGCCGCGTGCCCGAAGCCGCGTCGCTGGTCGTCGTCGACCAGTGCGAGGAGCTGTTCACCCCCGGCCGCGACGACGACCGGGCGCGGTTCGCCGCCGCACTGCGCGCGGACGGTCCGCGGGTGGTGCTGGCCGTGCGCGCGGACTTCGCGGACCGCTGCGCGGACCTGCTCGGCGCGGCGCCGGCTCGCGTCGAGGTCGGGCCGATGACCCCGGACGAGCTGCGCCAGGCGATCACCGGCCCGGCCGCGCGCGTCCGGTGCATGGTCGAAACCCCGTTGCTGACCACGGCCGTCGCGCTCGCCCACGGGCGGGCCGGGGCGTTGCCGTGGCTGTCGCAGGCGTTGCTGGAGACGTGGCGGCGGCGCAGCGGCAACCGCCTGACGCTCGCGGGTTTCCAGGCGGCGGGGGAGTTCGGCGCGCTGCCGGCCGCTGCGGCGGAAGCCGTGTTCGCCGCGCTCGGCCCGGCCGGGCAGGCCGTCGCGCGGGACCTGTTCCGCCGGCTCGCCGACCCCCTCGAAGGCCTCCGGGCCGTCGACGTCGACGAGCTGGACGACACCCCGCTCACCGCCGACGTGGTCGGCCGGTTCGTCCGGGCCCGGGTGCTCGTGCGTGACGCCCACCGGCTCCGGCTCGCCCACGAGGCGGTGCTCGACGCGTGGCCGCGCCTGCGCGACCGGTCCGACGGCCCGGGGCGCACCCACCGCGAACTCACCCGGGCGGCGACCGCCTGGCGGCGGCACCACCGCGACCCGAGCCTGCTGCCGCGTGGCGCGCACCTGGCCGCGGTCCGCGCGTGGGCCCGGCCCCCGCGGCACCTCACCACCCACGAGCGGGCCTACCTCGACGCCGGCACCGCCGCCGAGGCCCGGGCCCGCCGGGCGCGGCACGGACGGCACCTCGTCGTGCTCGCGGCGGTGCTCGTGCTCGCGGCCCCGGGCCCGCCCGGTGGCGGCCAAGCGGGGTGCGGCCCGTCGGCCGTCGTGTTGTCCGGACCTTTGTCGGCCGCCGCGCCGGTTCCGGCGCCGGACAACGCCGAGCGCTGA
- a CDS encoding NUDIX hydrolase: MPQDTTWQIPQVAVAVDLAILTVREERLSILLVERAEEPYLGQLALPGGFIASEDEDIDVAAARELAEETGLAAERLHLEQLRTYGGPDRDPRGRVVTVCYLALVPDLPIPAAGGDARAARWEAVSDVERTDAPVAFDHRAIIADAVERARGKLEYTTLATAFCPAEFTISELRRVYEIVWGRRLDHRNFHRKITGVAGFLVPTGDRTARDGGRPAALYRRGPATVLHPPILRGPNLDAESETA, from the coding sequence GTGCCCCAGGACACGACATGGCAGATCCCCCAGGTCGCGGTCGCCGTCGACCTCGCGATCCTCACCGTCCGCGAAGAGCGGCTGAGCATCCTGCTCGTCGAGCGCGCGGAGGAGCCCTACCTCGGGCAGCTCGCGCTCCCCGGCGGGTTCATCGCCTCCGAAGACGAGGACATCGACGTCGCCGCGGCCCGCGAACTGGCCGAAGAGACCGGCCTGGCGGCCGAACGGCTGCATCTGGAACAGTTGCGGACCTACGGCGGTCCGGACCGTGATCCTCGGGGGAGGGTGGTGACGGTGTGCTACCTGGCGCTGGTGCCGGATCTGCCGATCCCGGCGGCGGGCGGGGACGCTCGCGCCGCCCGCTGGGAAGCCGTGAGCGACGTCGAGCGCACGGACGCGCCGGTGGCCTTCGACCACCGCGCAATCATCGCCGACGCGGTCGAGCGGGCCCGCGGCAAGCTCGAGTACACGACGCTGGCCACGGCGTTCTGCCCGGCCGAGTTCACCATCAGCGAGCTGCGGCGCGTCTACGAGATCGTCTGGGGCCGCCGCCTCGACCACCGCAACTTCCACCGCAAGATCACCGGGGTGGCCGGGTTCCTCGTGCCCACCGGCGACCGGACCGCGCGGGACGGCGGCCGGCCGGCCGCGCTCTACCGGCGGGGCCCGGCGACGGTGCTGCACCCGCCGATCCTCCGCGGGCCCAACCTCGACGCAGAAAGCGAGACGGCGTGA
- a CDS encoding 5'-methylthioadenosine/S-adenosylhomocysteine nucleosidase family protein, with protein MNGVPEPTIVVLTALEVEYAAVRALLAERRVETHRSGTRFEVGRPPGGRGSAVLALTGPGNQAAAILSERAIAAYDPRALLFVGVAGALHDDLEPGDVVVGTKVYGYHGGKDEDSGFRARPQAWEIPYELDQLARHVAREEQWLPDGRRPPVHFRPIAAGEVVLNSRTTPLAEQLRTNYDDAAAIEMESAGVAKAGHLNHGLPVAAIRGISDKADGHKHAADQAGWQPVAAANAAAFAFALAAELP; from the coding sequence GTGAACGGCGTTCCGGAACCCACGATCGTGGTACTGACGGCGCTGGAGGTGGAGTACGCGGCCGTCCGCGCGCTGCTGGCCGAGCGCCGGGTGGAGACCCACCGGTCGGGCACCCGGTTCGAGGTGGGGCGTCCCCCGGGCGGCCGCGGCTCGGCCGTCCTCGCGCTGACCGGGCCGGGCAACCAGGCGGCGGCCATCCTCAGCGAGCGCGCGATCGCCGCCTACGACCCGCGGGCGCTGCTGTTCGTCGGCGTCGCCGGTGCCCTGCACGACGACCTCGAGCCCGGGGACGTCGTCGTGGGCACCAAGGTCTACGGCTACCACGGCGGCAAGGACGAGGACAGCGGCTTCCGCGCCCGGCCGCAGGCGTGGGAGATCCCGTACGAGCTCGACCAGCTCGCCCGGCACGTCGCCCGCGAAGAGCAGTGGCTCCCGGACGGACGGCGTCCGCCGGTGCACTTCCGGCCGATCGCCGCCGGGGAGGTCGTGCTCAACTCGCGCACCACCCCGCTGGCCGAACAGCTGCGCACGAACTACGACGACGCCGCCGCGATCGAGATGGAAAGCGCCGGCGTGGCCAAGGCCGGCCACCTCAACCACGGCCTGCCGGTGGCGGCCATCCGGGGCATCAGCGACAAGGCCGACGGCCACAAGCACGCCGCCGACCAGGCCGGCTGGCAGCCGGTCGCGGCGGCGAACGCGGCCGCGTTCGCCTTCGCGCTCGCCGCCGAACTCCCGTGA